The Sporosarcina ureae genome includes a region encoding these proteins:
- the istB gene encoding IS21-like element helper ATPase IstB, whose product MTSNLKSICKTLRLAYVNEIYEDIPFENPTQFLDELFQKELQFREEAKSERLIKKAKFTQKKSLSSFQWNEQIHFPAHIDSEELCKVDFIGRRENLILTGAPGTGKTHLATGIGYEACKRGLEVRFYRVSDLAESLEKAWRDGKLAQFRGRFKSVDLIILDEMGYVPFNKEGAELLFQLISDWYEQKSLIITSNLEFSQWNRVFSDSRLTAALVDRVIHHAHILNFTGDSFRVTNALSRQR is encoded by the coding sequence ATGACTTCTAATCTGAAAAGTATTTGTAAAACATTACGCTTGGCTTATGTGAATGAGATTTACGAAGATATCCCTTTCGAGAATCCTACTCAATTTTTAGATGAGTTGTTTCAAAAGGAACTTCAATTCCGAGAGGAAGCAAAATCAGAACGTTTAATAAAGAAAGCTAAATTTACTCAGAAGAAGTCACTTTCTTCATTTCAATGGAATGAACAAATTCATTTTCCAGCACACATTGATAGTGAGGAACTATGTAAGGTAGACTTTATCGGTCGTAGAGAGAACTTGATATTAACTGGAGCACCAGGTACAGGGAAAACACATCTCGCAACTGGCATAGGTTATGAGGCTTGTAAGCGTGGATTAGAAGTACGCTTTTACAGAGTTTCTGATCTCGCTGAATCATTGGAAAAAGCATGGCGCGACGGCAAATTAGCGCAGTTTAGAGGTCGATTCAAAAGTGTGGATTTAATTATTTTAGATGAGATGGGATACGTACCCTTCAACAAAGAAGGAGCTGAGCTCCTTTTCCAACTTATTTCAGATTGGTACGAACAGAAAAGCTTGATTATCACGTCAAACCTGGAGTTTAGTCAATGGAATCGTGTATTTAGTGATTCTAGACTAACTGCCGCATTAGTAGATCGTGTGATCCATCATGCTCACATTTTGAATTTTACTGGAGATAGTTTCAGAGTTACAAACGCTTTATCGCGACAAAGATAA
- the flgL gene encoding flagellar hook-associated protein FlgL, which yields MRVTQSMLSQNMLRNLSSSYNNMGKLQEQLNTGKKVTRPSDDPVVVMKSLGYGMQVNRVEQYQKNLGEVNNWLDSSDDALDGVGQVLHRARELAANAANTGAMTDNDRNMIKVELEQLQNQLHDFANTKVGDKHIFSGKMTDKPLFNKTTGNYESGTSFKENVSIEVFDGVDLRVSTNVSDMFNNINQLFTDIKNDSDDQYDFGAALEEIDGLLNDVLIKRADIGARSNRAELMDNRLQMQEGAAKKQRSENEDIDYEKTITDLITSESIHRATLSVGARIIQPSLTDFLR from the coding sequence ATGCGTGTAACACAATCGATGCTCTCTCAAAATATGCTGCGGAACTTATCAAGTAGCTATAATAATATGGGGAAATTACAAGAACAACTAAATACAGGAAAAAAAGTCACTCGTCCATCTGATGATCCTGTCGTTGTGATGAAAAGCCTTGGCTACGGTATGCAAGTTAACAGGGTAGAGCAATATCAAAAGAACTTAGGCGAAGTCAATAACTGGCTAGATAGCTCGGATGACGCGTTGGACGGAGTAGGACAAGTCCTTCACCGTGCGAGAGAATTAGCCGCTAATGCTGCGAATACAGGTGCGATGACAGATAATGATAGAAATATGATCAAAGTCGAATTAGAACAACTGCAAAATCAGCTACATGACTTCGCGAATACGAAAGTCGGCGACAAACATATATTCAGCGGGAAAATGACAGATAAACCGTTATTTAATAAAACAACGGGCAATTATGAATCAGGCACATCATTTAAAGAAAATGTATCCATTGAAGTATTTGATGGGGTAGACTTACGTGTAAGTACGAATGTGTCGGATATGTTTAACAACATCAATCAATTGTTCACGGATATAAAAAATGATTCGGACGATCAGTATGATTTTGGTGCTGCACTCGAAGAAATTGATGGGCTACTGAACGATGTTTTAATTAAACGCGCGGATATTGGTGCGCGTTCCAATCGCGCAGAACTTATGGATAACCGTCTTCAAATGCAGGAAGGTGCCGCGAAAAAGCAGCGTTCCGAAAATGAAGATATCGATTATGAAAAAACGATCACGGATTTGATTACTTCAGAGTCCATCCACCGGGCCACATTATCGGTAGGAGCGCGTATTATCCAGCCTTCTTTAACAGATTTCTTGCGGTAA
- the fliW gene encoding flagellar assembly protein FliW, with amino-acid sequence MRIETKFHATIEIDSADKWCFPKGIPGFENETDFVLLPIEGSDSLQVLQSTKQQEVAFIVANPYTLVTDYTFELDYATIDLLEISQPEEIMVLGILSMKQPYHQSTINLQAPLIFQVRNKKAKQMILNDPRFTVRHPLDKGGN; translated from the coding sequence ATGAGAATTGAAACTAAATTTCATGCAACGATCGAAATAGATTCAGCAGACAAGTGGTGTTTTCCAAAAGGAATCCCAGGCTTTGAAAACGAAACTGATTTCGTATTGCTACCGATTGAAGGTAGTGATTCCTTACAAGTATTGCAATCAACGAAGCAGCAAGAAGTGGCATTTATTGTAGCTAACCCTTATACACTGGTAACCGATTATACATTTGAACTAGATTACGCGACGATAGACTTGCTTGAAATTAGTCAGCCAGAAGAGATCATGGTTCTTGGCATCCTATCTATGAAACAGCCCTATCACCAATCGACAATCAACTTGCAGGCTCCATTAATCTTTCAAGTTCGAAATAAAAAAGCCAAACAAATGATTTTGAACGACCCACGCTTCACAGTCAGACACCCACTAGACAAGGGAGGGAACTGA
- a CDS encoding PaaI family thioesterase → MTQPKTVNLMEVVKGEATPPNCDGTLQIEVLSAEDGVARGVWTVDEKFMNGNGVSMGGFLTSAADIMIAYAVASKITEDQTFASVDIHTTFHRPVFAGTVQVEARVERLGRKMAYVVASLFQQDKKVGDVVSSVMILTK, encoded by the coding sequence ATGACACAGCCAAAAACAGTGAATTTGATGGAGGTAGTAAAAGGGGAAGCGACACCGCCGAATTGTGATGGAACCTTGCAGATTGAAGTATTGTCAGCGGAGGATGGAGTGGCCCGTGGTGTTTGGACAGTGGACGAGAAGTTCATGAACGGAAACGGAGTGTCGATGGGTGGATTTTTAACATCCGCAGCAGATATTATGATAGCTTATGCAGTGGCTTCCAAAATAACCGAAGATCAGACATTTGCTTCTGTGGATATACATACGACGTTTCACCGACCTGTATTCGCAGGAACTGTGCAAGTAGAAGCGCGTGTAGAACGGCTTGGACGCAAGATGGCATATGTAGTGGCTAGTCTGTTTCAACAGGATAAGAAAGTCGGGGACGTCGTTTCTTCTGTAATGATCTTGACTAAGTAA
- a CDS encoding DUF4435 domain-containing protein, giving the protein MQRYVLIPFKTLYFYLALHNSNNDYEVGQFMKELSQLFSKLITVVVNEQIKEEHSIINSEVIDNESKNNTILSKLNSLWKNLIPDIIFEMDTTNRTLIPMKNNQQYSLNAMSDGEKAILYYICQILLAEENSFIVVDEPETFLNASNFNRLWDTLESYRRDCRFIYISHVIDFIVTRSNADLLWCKSYTYPDKWDIKNLEYEDELSRMFPKELLSEILGARKPILFCEGKKDKLDYIIYNSVFRDEVIVCPVDGHNQVIQYTRAYNKSPILSNNSAFGIIDADLMSEEQISSYEEEGIFTLPFNEIEMILFTEEVMCSVLEGVYMPEEVKDKIQVFKDNFFNLVEIENEAIVQQKLKKHMDNELSNYRINNLQTGNEMVSEVKEWLDNLNLPMIEEAFSNILQQINWNSDYRELLKVSPQKNSISKGLANKFLDSKYEEKAKNKIKLDKTLSNLIKENYFSHITFK; this is encoded by the coding sequence TTGCAGCGTTATGTACTTATTCCTTTCAAAACTCTGTACTTCTATCTTGCACTACACAATAGTAATAACGACTACGAAGTTGGCCAGTTTATGAAAGAACTTTCCCAGCTATTTTCTAAATTAATAACAGTAGTGGTTAACGAGCAAATTAAAGAAGAGCACTCGATTATTAATTCTGAAGTGATAGATAATGAATCCAAAAACAACACTATTTTATCTAAATTAAATAGTTTATGGAAAAATCTAATACCAGATATTATTTTTGAAATGGACACCACTAACCGAACGCTTATCCCTATGAAAAATAACCAACAATATTCGCTAAATGCAATGAGTGATGGAGAAAAGGCAATCCTCTATTACATTTGTCAGATTTTGCTTGCAGAAGAAAATAGCTTTATTGTAGTGGATGAGCCGGAAACATTTTTAAATGCCTCGAACTTTAATAGGCTGTGGGACACCTTAGAGAGCTATAGAAGAGATTGCAGATTTATATATATTTCACATGTAATTGATTTTATAGTCACAAGATCAAACGCAGATTTACTTTGGTGTAAAAGTTATACATACCCTGATAAGTGGGATATTAAAAACCTAGAATATGAGGATGAATTATCCAGAATGTTTCCCAAAGAACTTCTTTCAGAAATACTAGGTGCTAGGAAACCGATACTTTTTTGTGAAGGAAAAAAAGACAAATTAGACTATATCATTTATAACAGTGTATTTAGAGATGAGGTTATTGTTTGCCCTGTCGATGGACATAACCAAGTAATTCAATATACTAGAGCGTACAATAAATCTCCAATATTAAGTAATAATAGCGCATTTGGCATTATTGATGCAGACCTAATGAGCGAGGAACAAATTAGTTCATATGAAGAGGAGGGAATCTTCACACTTCCTTTCAACGAAATAGAGATGATATTATTTACCGAGGAAGTAATGTGTAGTGTGCTTGAAGGTGTTTATATGCCTGAAGAAGTGAAAGATAAAATCCAAGTATTTAAAGATAACTTTTTTAATTTAGTTGAGATTGAGAACGAGGCTATAGTTCAACAGAAATTGAAAAAACATATGGATAACGAACTATCAAACTATAGGATTAACAACCTTCAAACGGGCAACGAAATGGTTAGTGAAGTTAAGGAATGGTTAGACAACTTAAATCTTCCTATGATAGAAGAAGCATTTTCAAATATTTTACAGCAGATTAACTGGAATTCAGATTACAGAGAACTTCTAAAAGTATCTCCACAAAAAAATAGTATATCGAAGGGGTTGGCGAATAAATTTTTAGACAGTAAATATGAAGAAAAAGCAAAAAATAAAATTAAGTTAGATAAGACATTATCTAACTTAATCAAAGAGAATTACTTCTCACATATTACTTTTAAATAG
- a CDS encoding flagellin, producing MNQTKNSILSQAAQAMLAQSNQMPQGVLQLLR from the coding sequence ATGAACCAAACTAAGAACTCTATTCTTAGTCAAGCAGCACAAGCAATGTTGGCTCAATCTAATCAAATGCCTCAAGGTGTCTTACAACTCTTGAGATAA
- the csrA gene encoding carbon storage regulator CsrA codes for MLVLSRKVNEVIQIADNIEIRILEVKGDTVRIGIEAPKSIEILRGELVQSITETNQEALTIDMDLLKQLMKKE; via the coding sequence ATGCTCGTCTTGTCACGTAAAGTAAATGAAGTCATTCAAATTGCAGATAATATAGAAATTCGGATACTGGAGGTCAAAGGAGACACAGTACGGATTGGCATTGAAGCGCCGAAGTCTATTGAGATTCTTAGGGGAGAGTTAGTTCAGTCGATTACAGAGACGAATCAAGAGGCACTGACGATTGATATGGATCTGTTAAAACAGTTAATGAAAAAAGAATAG
- the istA gene encoding IS21 family transposase, which produces MLAMPEINCIKLMRNQKSLSINHIAKTLHLNWRTVKKYADEDQLPQEKVLKRSGMMYEEKWGEIVSDWLWEDQKLKRKKRRTNQGIFTGLQALGFKGSYRTVSYFIKEWRESRENIEDETTDKNYERLIHPPAEAQLDFGLMEAVQDGKYRDIHCLIMTLPFSNDAYSIPLPSENQECLLYGLKKIFQQLGGVPRKIRIDNMVTAVTKPRNKHEETVFANEFLQFANHYGFEPQACNPYSGHEKGNVENKVGYVRYNFITPAPVIENLEHLTNLLQQKHTKDRERIHYEKKISIQKLLEEEFEYLLALPDEEFPVFKESKVQSNKYGEITLDKVRVYIPRGNNYPSLSIVKYWNRFKVLSPHGEILYEDNRPYMHKNREIPWQSILKSWLSKPRAVSYSRFSPYLPGRIYEYINISNLTIRKERLHWLIALLATHNMNQINDEFYDLLSGQSEVLKEPEEHPYDVNWSMYDQLQSTSQIEGETR; this is translated from the coding sequence ATGCTGGCAATGCCTGAAATCAATTGTATCAAATTAATGAGGAATCAGAAATCATTATCTATAAATCACATAGCAAAAACGTTACATCTTAATTGGAGAACTGTTAAAAAGTATGCGGATGAAGACCAACTGCCTCAAGAGAAAGTGTTGAAAAGATCCGGTATGATGTACGAAGAAAAATGGGGAGAAATTGTTAGTGATTGGCTTTGGGAAGATCAAAAGCTAAAGAGAAAGAAACGGAGAACAAACCAAGGGATCTTTACTGGGCTACAAGCTCTAGGATTCAAAGGTTCCTATCGGACCGTATCGTACTTTATTAAAGAGTGGCGAGAAAGTAGAGAAAATATTGAAGATGAAACTACAGATAAAAACTATGAGCGTCTTATACATCCGCCTGCAGAAGCGCAGTTAGATTTCGGGTTAATGGAAGCTGTACAAGATGGTAAGTATCGTGATATTCACTGTTTAATTATGACCCTACCGTTCAGTAATGATGCCTATTCAATTCCGTTGCCATCAGAAAATCAAGAATGTCTTCTCTATGGACTCAAGAAAATATTTCAGCAGCTAGGTGGCGTACCAAGAAAAATCCGAATCGACAACATGGTAACCGCTGTCACTAAACCAAGAAATAAACACGAAGAAACTGTGTTTGCAAATGAATTCTTACAGTTTGCGAATCATTACGGATTCGAACCTCAAGCCTGTAATCCGTATTCAGGACACGAGAAAGGAAATGTAGAAAATAAAGTTGGCTATGTTCGATATAACTTCATCACGCCCGCACCAGTTATAGAGAACTTGGAACATCTGACGAACTTATTGCAGCAAAAGCATACAAAAGATCGAGAACGAATTCATTATGAGAAGAAAATCTCGATACAAAAACTTTTGGAGGAAGAATTTGAATATTTATTGGCTCTACCAGATGAAGAATTCCCCGTGTTTAAAGAGAGTAAGGTTCAGTCTAATAAGTATGGTGAAATCACTTTAGATAAAGTGAGAGTCTATATTCCAAGAGGAAATAACTATCCATCCTTATCTATTGTGAAATATTGGAACCGATTCAAAGTACTATCTCCTCACGGAGAGATTCTATATGAAGACAACCGTCCTTATATGCATAAGAATCGTGAGATTCCCTGGCAATCAATCTTAAAATCTTGGTTAAGTAAACCGCGTGCAGTAAGCTATTCACGGTTCTCTCCGTATCTTCCAGGTCGTATTTATGAATACATCAATATCTCAAATCTGACGATTCGTAAAGAACGTTTACATTGGTTAATAGCGCTATTAGCAACTCATAATATGAACCAAATCAATGATGAATTCTACGACCTCTTGAGTGGCCAATCTGAAGTCTTAAAAGAACCTGAAGAGCATCCTTATGATGTTAATTGGAGTATGTATGATCAGTTACAAAGTACGTCACAGATTGAAGGTGAAACTCGATGA
- a CDS encoding DUF6470 family protein, with the protein MNIPQLQVQTTSAKLGLQINQPIQEIEQPKATLSIEQPAAIIEMSTTPSELSLDTTENRAALDLMSMFRRGDEVAQYSQQKVQEGIARRAQEGMQLVKIENGGNPLADMIKQNTDRPVAELGIRFVGNPLQLKRSFTPSQLNMNVTPQKPIIDAQINQPIHHYTPGTVTVNLEQHSSIEIDWKV; encoded by the coding sequence GTGAATATCCCTCAACTGCAAGTCCAGACAACATCAGCCAAGTTAGGCTTACAGATTAATCAACCTATACAAGAAATTGAGCAGCCGAAAGCTACTCTGTCTATCGAACAACCAGCGGCGATTATTGAAATGTCTACCACACCGTCGGAACTTTCACTTGATACGACAGAAAATCGAGCCGCGCTTGATTTGATGAGCATGTTCAGACGAGGAGACGAAGTCGCGCAGTACAGTCAGCAAAAAGTGCAAGAAGGCATTGCGCGTAGAGCACAGGAAGGGATGCAACTCGTGAAAATTGAAAATGGCGGTAATCCCTTAGCCGATATGATTAAACAAAACACAGATCGACCAGTAGCTGAGCTAGGTATCCGCTTTGTAGGAAATCCATTGCAATTAAAAAGAAGCTTTACGCCAAGTCAGTTGAATATGAACGTAACACCACAGAAGCCCATAATAGATGCGCAGATCAACCAACCCATCCATCACTACACGCCAGGGACTGTAACGGTCAATCTGGAGCAACATTCATCTATAGAAATCGATTGGAAAGTGTAA
- a CDS encoding dihydrolipoamide acetyltransferase family protein, protein MLEVKLHDIGEGMTEAEILHYFVKPGDSVVADQALVEVQTDKMVAELPSPTTGIVRELLIDTTSTVEVGTTILLIEAENHSGRAEQETAIATAETVPANQATSIATKIKGPHRIKAAPYTRKIARENDVDITLVNGTGPAGRILEQDVYHFMETVSNQISESQETATTDTVQPASPSPADKVASIPAEAETIPFTGIRKQIAKKMTHSLTTIPHVTHFEEIDMTNLLALRQELKADGVSVSAVAFFIKALVVALKDFPIFNAKLDEENGVIILEKDYHIGLAVDSTLGLIVPVLKNAHKKTLLEVHNEMKELNEKARLGTLSGNEMRGGTMTITNVGPLGSTGATPIINHPETAIIAFHKTKKCAVVTDEDEIAIRSMMNISMSFDHRVADGATAVAFTNRFADLIEHPKKLWLELI, encoded by the coding sequence TTGTTAGAAGTGAAACTGCATGATATAGGAGAAGGAATGACAGAAGCCGAGATTCTTCACTACTTCGTGAAGCCCGGCGACTCCGTTGTTGCTGATCAAGCACTTGTAGAAGTACAGACGGATAAAATGGTGGCGGAATTACCGTCACCCACAACTGGAATTGTAAGAGAACTATTAATCGATACTACTTCTACTGTAGAAGTAGGTACGACGATCTTACTAATAGAAGCGGAAAACCATTCAGGACGAGCGGAACAAGAAACCGCCATCGCTACTGCCGAGACGGTACCCGCAAATCAGGCTACATCGATTGCAACGAAAATCAAAGGACCACACCGGATCAAGGCAGCTCCGTACACACGGAAAATTGCCAGAGAAAACGATGTCGACATTACACTTGTCAACGGAACAGGTCCTGCAGGCCGTATATTAGAACAGGACGTGTACCACTTTATGGAGACGGTAAGCAACCAGATTTCCGAGTCACAGGAAACTGCGACAACGGATACTGTGCAACCTGCTTCCCCCTCCCCTGCGGATAAAGTAGCATCGATACCGGCAGAAGCGGAGACCATTCCTTTCACAGGCATCCGCAAGCAAATTGCGAAGAAAATGACACACTCACTGACGACCATTCCGCATGTTACACATTTCGAGGAAATCGATATGACGAATCTCCTTGCGCTGCGCCAGGAATTAAAAGCAGACGGTGTCTCTGTTTCCGCAGTCGCATTTTTCATCAAAGCACTAGTCGTTGCCTTGAAAGACTTCCCCATTTTCAACGCTAAGCTCGATGAAGAAAATGGAGTCATCATTTTGGAAAAAGATTATCATATCGGACTTGCTGTCGATTCAACACTCGGACTCATTGTGCCGGTTTTGAAAAATGCTCACAAGAAAACATTGCTAGAAGTCCACAATGAAATGAAAGAGCTGAATGAAAAAGCACGGCTCGGTACATTGTCAGGTAATGAAATGCGTGGCGGCACTATGACGATCACGAACGTCGGACCCCTCGGAAGTACAGGTGCGACGCCCATTATCAATCACCCTGAAACAGCGATTATCGCATTCCATAAGACAAAGAAATGTGCAGTCGTCACGGATGAAGACGAAATTGCGATCCGCTCGATGATGAATATTTCCATGTCATTTGACCACCGAGTAGCAGACGGTGCAACAGCGGTAGCCTTTACAAACCGCTTTGCAGATTTGATTGAACATCCTAAAAAGCTTTGGCTGGAGTTGATATAA
- a CDS encoding flagellin: protein MRINHNIAALNTHRQLNTATTNQSKSMEKLASGLRINKAGDDAAGLAISEKMRGQIRGLDQASKNSQDGISMIATAEGALNETHDILQRMRELATQASNDTNTGTDRGEIQKEINQLTSEINRIGNTTEFNTQKLLNGGDVPADLTVTATGTGEVTFTDAVKEVTGETTFKIGSALSNTDDVTIAGVAFTAAAGATVNGADDAATQTTKIAAALEADSGFNEKYTLTDNSDGTFTIKEKAGNATGAALVSGSNASDVTETNKVASKQKADPTLEITEAFVAGDTLKVGDRTFTFGNDDNFDVNVSSGNANDVAKQTDALAALLAKESGIESTKSNGSDTVTITQSGGSGFKASFQVGANEGQSMSIKVDDMRAKALGLTSTAGAVGFTETNAVTDGTNNDDVESALDVSTHENASKAITVINNAIEKVSAQRSNLGASQNRLEHTINNLNTSSENLTAAESRIRDVDYALAA from the coding sequence ATGAGAATTAATCATAATATTGCGGCGTTGAATACACATCGTCAGTTGAATACTGCTACAACTAATCAATCAAAGTCTATGGAGAAATTGGCTTCAGGTCTTCGTATTAACAAAGCTGGGGACGATGCGGCTGGACTAGCAATTTCTGAGAAAATGCGTGGGCAGATTCGTGGATTAGACCAAGCTTCTAAAAACTCACAAGATGGTATTTCAATGATTGCTACTGCTGAAGGAGCATTAAATGAAACGCATGATATTCTTCAACGCATGCGTGAATTAGCTACACAGGCTTCGAATGATACGAATACAGGAACAGACCGCGGAGAAATTCAAAAGGAAATTAATCAATTAACTTCTGAAATAAACCGAATTGGTAATACTACTGAATTTAACACACAGAAACTATTAAATGGTGGGGACGTACCAGCGGATTTAACAGTTACAGCAACTGGTACTGGTGAAGTAACATTTACTGATGCTGTTAAGGAAGTAACTGGAGAAACGACATTTAAGATAGGTTCAGCTTTATCAAACACTGATGATGTTACCATTGCTGGTGTGGCTTTTACAGCCGCTGCAGGTGCAACTGTTAACGGTGCTGATGATGCTGCTACGCAAACCACAAAGATTGCTGCTGCCTTAGAAGCCGATAGTGGTTTTAATGAGAAATATACACTTACTGATAATAGTGATGGTACATTTACAATTAAGGAAAAGGCAGGAAATGCTACAGGAGCAGCTTTGGTAAGTGGTTCTAATGCTAGTGATGTAACAGAAACTAATAAAGTAGCAAGCAAACAAAAAGCCGACCCTACACTAGAAATTACAGAAGCATTTGTTGCAGGAGATACATTAAAAGTTGGCGATAGAACCTTTACATTTGGTAATGATGATAACTTTGATGTTAATGTTAGTAGTGGAAACGCTAATGATGTAGCTAAACAAACAGATGCACTAGCTGCATTATTAGCAAAAGAAAGTGGTATTGAAAGTACAAAATCTAATGGTTCTGATACTGTTACTATTACACAATCAGGTGGCTCTGGCTTTAAAGCAAGTTTCCAAGTTGGTGCTAATGAAGGACAAAGTATGTCTATTAAAGTTGATGACATGAGAGCAAAAGCACTTGGATTAACTAGCACTGCTGGTGCAGTAGGATTTACTGAAACTAATGCTGTAACTGATGGTACAAATAATGATGATGTTGAATCAGCCCTTGATGTTTCTACGCATGAAAATGCTTCAAAGGCTATTACCGTTATTAATAATGCTATTGAAAAGGTATCAGCACAACGTTCTAATCTTGGTGCATCTCAAAACCGTTTAGAGCACACAATTAACAACTTAAATACATCTTCTGAAAACCTAACTGCTGCGGAATCTCGTATCCGTGACGTTGATTATGCTTTAGCTGCTTAA
- a CDS encoding choline kinase family protein, whose protein sequence is MYLIQELSYIKRLGGLTNLNFLVAHKGQKYVLRFPAHEFEDIINRQHEKENQRIAAEIGVTVGNVVFTDEGIKMTPYYDETANLTRELIVTEEYLEKIAGVLATLHSSKQEFPNRFDYWDEVEKYKIALAEIPSLYVLLEERLRNLTQGERQEYVPCHMDSVTGNFIQNDAKQLLLIDWEYSANYLPEWDLAAFILERELSEEQEQVLLDYYGLPADSKQSLDLQKLKSDFLWSLWSLVKELEDPSFEQYTAKRTERLIEGLEQYYRVYGN, encoded by the coding sequence GTGTATCTAATTCAAGAACTATCCTACATAAAAAGACTAGGCGGACTCACTAACCTGAACTTCCTCGTCGCTCACAAAGGACAAAAATACGTCTTACGTTTTCCAGCGCATGAGTTTGAAGACATTATTAACCGCCAGCATGAAAAAGAAAACCAACGAATTGCGGCTGAAATTGGAGTAACGGTTGGCAATGTGGTGTTTACCGATGAAGGCATTAAAATGACTCCGTATTATGATGAGACAGCTAATTTAACGCGAGAGTTGATTGTGACGGAAGAGTATTTGGAGAAGATTGCAGGTGTGTTGGCAACGCTTCATTCGTCGAAACAGGAGTTTCCGAATCGTTTTGATTATTGGGACGAGGTGGAGAAGTATAAGATTGCGTTGGCGGAAATCCCTTCGCTGTATGTGTTGCTGGAAGAGCGGTTGCGGAATTTGACGCAAGGGGAGCGACAGGAGTATGTGCCGTGTCATATGGATTCGGTGACGGGTAACTTTATACAGAATGATGCCAAGCAGTTGCTGTTGATCGACTGGGAGTACAGTGCGAATTATTTGCCGGAATGGGATTTGGCTGCGTTTATTTTGGAACGTGAGTTGAGTGAGGAGCAAGAGCAAGTGTTACTCGACTATTACGGTTTGCCAGCTGATTCGAAACAGTCGCTGGATTTGCAAAAGTTGAAGTCAGATTTTCTCTGGTCGTTATGGTCGCTCGTTAAAGAACTGGAAGATCCTTCGTTTGAACAGTATACTGCGAAGCGGACAGAGCGTTTGATTGAAGGGTTGGAGCAATATTACCGTGTGTATGGGAATTAG